A part of Oscillatoria sp. FACHB-1406 genomic DNA contains:
- the pstS gene encoding phosphate ABC transporter substrate-binding protein PstS, translated as MAPVLTATLALAACGGGTTTTTQSPDAGGSSAESPGATPVAKGGDASASLTGAGASFPAPLYQRWFADYTKVNPNVKVAYQSVGSGAGVEQFTKGTVDFGASDVAMKDDEIAKVQKGTVLLPMTAGSIVLGYNLKDIPDLKLSRQVYADILLGKIKKWNDPAIAKINEGAKLPDKDITVVYRSDGSGTTGVFTKHMSAISEEFKTKVGDGKTVQWPVGIGAKGNEGVTAQILQTDGAIGYVEYGYAKQQNISVASLENKAGKYIKPSDEAAKATLSAVELPENLRAFITDPEGDSSYPIVTYTWVMAYKKYDDPAKAKAIKEVLNWALTDGQKVAPELGYIALPDNVVTKTKAALESIQ; from the coding sequence TTGGCTCCTGTCTTGACTGCAACATTGGCGCTCGCAGCCTGCGGTGGTGGGACGACAACGACAACCCAAAGTCCTGACGCAGGTGGCAGTTCGGCAGAAAGTCCGGGTGCAACTCCTGTAGCGAAGGGCGGCGATGCTTCGGCTTCCTTAACGGGAGCGGGTGCAAGTTTCCCCGCGCCGCTTTATCAACGCTGGTTTGCCGACTACACGAAAGTAAACCCGAATGTCAAAGTTGCTTATCAATCTGTCGGCAGCGGTGCGGGCGTAGAACAATTTACGAAGGGAACGGTAGACTTCGGCGCTAGCGATGTAGCGATGAAAGACGACGAAATCGCTAAAGTCCAAAAAGGAACCGTGTTATTGCCGATGACGGCGGGCAGTATCGTCCTCGGTTATAACTTAAAAGATATCCCCGACCTCAAGTTATCTCGCCAAGTTTACGCCGATATCTTACTCGGAAAAATCAAGAAATGGAACGATCCGGCGATCGCGAAAATTAACGAAGGTGCTAAACTTCCCGATAAAGATATCACCGTTGTTTACCGTTCCGATGGTAGCGGGACGACGGGCGTATTTACCAAGCACATGAGCGCGATTAGCGAAGAGTTTAAAACAAAAGTCGGCGATGGCAAAACCGTGCAATGGCCCGTCGGCATCGGTGCGAAAGGGAACGAAGGCGTAACCGCTCAAATTTTGCAAACAGACGGCGCGATCGGTTATGTTGAGTATGGCTACGCTAAGCAGCAAAACATTTCGGTTGCGAGTTTAGAAAATAAAGCCGGTAAATATATTAAACCGTCTGATGAGGCGGCGAAAGCGACCTTATCAGCTGTAGAACTTCCGGAAAACTTGCGTGCTTTCATTACCGATCCTGAAGGCGATTCTTCCTATCCAATTGTGACCTACACTTGGGTTATGGCTTATAAGAAATACGACGATCCGGCAAAGGCAAAAGCGATTAAGGAAGTTTTGAATTGGGCTTTAACTGACGGTCAAAAAGTCGCGCCGGAGTTGGGCTATATTGCTCTCCCCGATAACGTGGTGACGAAAACAAAAGCTGCTTTAGAGAGCATTCAATAA
- a CDS encoding response regulator transcription factor has translation MRILIVEDDNRIAKPLAEDLKHQNHAVDLASDGLQGWDYALGAEYDLILLDLMLPKLDGIALCQRLRAAQSPALIIMLTAKDTTADKVLGLDAGADDYLVKPFELDELAARIRALLRRSAEIRPEILSYGGLQLDPQTLAVRYRGMNLDLTPTEYAIVEYFLRNPQRVLTRSAILDKLWEFDRTSGEGTVKTHIANLRKKLTAAGSPKELIETVYGMGYRLKIESD, from the coding sequence ATGAGGATTTTAATTGTAGAAGACGACAATCGTATTGCTAAGCCCTTAGCCGAAGACCTCAAACATCAAAATCATGCGGTCGATTTAGCGAGCGATGGACTGCAAGGGTGGGATTATGCCCTCGGCGCAGAGTACGATCTAATTCTTCTCGATTTAATGTTGCCCAAACTGGATGGGATTGCGCTGTGTCAGCGCTTGCGAGCCGCCCAATCTCCGGCTTTAATTATCATGCTGACCGCTAAGGATACGACGGCTGATAAAGTTTTAGGATTGGATGCAGGAGCGGACGATTATTTAGTCAAACCTTTTGAATTAGACGAACTAGCGGCGAGAATTCGAGCCTTATTGCGTCGAAGCGCTGAGATTCGCCCGGAAATCTTGAGTTACGGCGGACTGCAACTCGATCCGCAAACGTTGGCAGTCCGCTATCGAGGTATGAACTTAGATTTAACGCCGACAGAGTATGCGATTGTCGAATACTTTTTAAGAAATCCCCAACGAGTTTTAACGCGATCGGCAATTTTGGATAAACTTTGGGAATTCGATCGCACTTCTGGGGAAGGAACGGTAAAAACTCATATCGCGAATTTACGCAAAAAATTGACCGCAGCGGGAAGCCCAAAGGAGTTAATCGAAACGGTTTACGGAATGGGCTACCGCTTGAAGATAGAGAGCGATTGA
- the hemE gene encoding uroporphyrinogen decarboxylase: MAGLTQEPLLLRVARGETADRPPVWMMRQAGRYMKVYRDLRDKYPSFRERSENADLAIEISLQPWRAFQPDGVIMFSDILTPLPGLGIPFDIVESKGPIIESPIRTQEQIDRLHDFDPETDLPFIKTILQSLRAEVGNQATVLGFVGAPWTLAAYVVEGKSSKTYSVIKQMAFSQPELLHQLLSKFADAIANYVRYQIDCGAQVVQLFDSWAGQLCPQDYETFALPYQQQIVRQVRETHPDTPLILLISGSAGLLERMGKSGVDIISVDWTVDMAEARQRLGRNMKVQGNMDPGVLFGSQDFIRDRVLDTVRKAGRSGHIMNLGHGVLPGTPEENVGFFFETAKQVDKLLAVPV, from the coding sequence ATGGCGGGGTTGACCCAGGAACCTCTATTGTTGCGAGTTGCGCGCGGCGAAACGGCCGATCGCCCTCCAGTCTGGATGATGCGTCAGGCGGGGCGGTATATGAAGGTGTATCGAGATTTACGCGATAAATATCCCAGTTTCCGGGAGCGCTCGGAAAACGCGGACTTAGCGATCGAGATTTCCTTGCAACCCTGGCGCGCCTTCCAACCGGACGGCGTAATCATGTTTTCCGATATCTTAACGCCCTTACCGGGACTGGGCATCCCGTTTGATATTGTGGAGAGTAAGGGGCCGATTATCGAGTCTCCGATTCGCACTCAAGAACAAATCGATCGCCTCCACGACTTCGATCCCGAAACCGACCTCCCTTTTATTAAAACGATTTTACAAAGCCTACGCGCAGAAGTCGGAAACCAAGCCACGGTCTTGGGTTTCGTCGGTGCGCCTTGGACGCTAGCCGCCTACGTTGTCGAAGGAAAGAGTTCTAAGACGTACTCGGTTATCAAGCAGATGGCGTTCTCCCAACCGGAGCTACTGCATCAATTATTAAGCAAGTTTGCCGACGCGATCGCGAATTACGTGCGCTATCAAATCGATTGCGGCGCGCAAGTCGTACAGTTATTCGACTCCTGGGCGGGACAACTCTGCCCGCAAGACTACGAAACCTTCGCCCTGCCCTACCAGCAACAAATCGTGCGGCAAGTGCGAGAAACTCACCCCGATACGCCGTTAATTCTGCTGATTTCCGGCAGTGCGGGCTTATTGGAACGAATGGGCAAATCCGGAGTCGATATCATTAGCGTAGACTGGACGGTGGATATGGCAGAAGCGCGCCAGCGCTTGGGACGCAACATGAAAGTACAGGGGAATATGGATCCCGGCGTACTGTTCGGCTCCCAAGATTTTATCCGCGATCGCGTTCTCGATACCGTTCGCAAAGCCGGACGCAGCGGTCACATCATGAACCTCGGACATGGCGTTCTTCCGGGAACTCCCGAAGAAAACGTCGGTTTCTTCTTTGAAACCGCTAAACAGGTTGACAAATTGCTCGCCGTTCCCGTTTAA
- a CDS encoding tetratricopeptide repeat protein translates to MNPAALPPDVNLQAYQRLQLALMLGLRRQISIAVCDNVQLRDRLAERLQKDVEIPRLRPPLVSLELSLENPAFLTQIGQWLKAHPEYQTAKVPPTFQMLGIEGLTRQPASNQQRFLRHLQAIARYLPQLNVNLLLWLSRPWLNTVRQSVPEFWRWRTGVFEFSGEVNVPPTVRGALSVLKQSIQMPERSEQEHFEIALPLSREGDFPLIRLVRSAPPGVREEKARAKEREAVALLVKESERPIEAASVATAVRVAATDGGSNGNSNGNGNGNVNVNSALLPLSLRDIEQLEREQSESPEILAAAYFDLGDRYRDAIAQGATTLETLSTAIQAYERGLQWSDDEFASLPDILNDLGNFYWMRSRHWQDLQPAFADLEQSVQYYRDALERVGEPETAPQQYAKVQNNLGAAYSDLARYGDNTENLQRAIAAYEEAVLYRPRDRDPQKYASTQNNLGAAYWHLAQHKNSAANLRAAIAAYNEALAQYDPATASMQWAMIQNNLGTAYWNLAQHVEPDVFLKKAIDCYQASLQFRTSQAAPAACAATQNNLGTAYWHFSLTDGIDSDQQKDYLHRAISAYSIAISIAEELSQKQPPTFVNFDLVSTYNNLGAVRLQLATNEEFHLPAPLQQEQLEAALKVYLKALSIATLPGDAYEMCFNGIVRAVRIFYQTGGLAAQNRALALIPSQLLPSLLPQL, encoded by the coding sequence ATGAATCCAGCCGCTCTTCCACCCGATGTTAACCTCCAAGCGTACCAACGCTTGCAACTGGCGCTGATGTTAGGATTGCGCCGACAAATTTCGATCGCGGTTTGCGATAACGTCCAATTGCGCGATCGCCTTGCAGAACGCTTGCAGAAAGATGTAGAAATTCCGCGCTTGCGCCCGCCGTTAGTCAGCTTGGAACTGAGCTTAGAAAATCCGGCGTTTTTGACGCAAATCGGACAGTGGCTCAAAGCTCATCCCGAATATCAAACCGCAAAAGTCCCGCCGACATTTCAAATGCTCGGCATTGAAGGACTCACGCGACAACCAGCGAGCAACCAGCAGCGCTTTCTGCGCCACCTGCAAGCAATTGCGCGCTATCTGCCGCAATTAAATGTCAATTTGTTGTTGTGGCTGTCGCGTCCTTGGTTGAATACGGTGCGGCAGTCTGTGCCGGAGTTTTGGCGATGGCGCACGGGGGTGTTTGAGTTCTCGGGAGAGGTGAATGTCCCGCCAACGGTAAGAGGGGCGCTCTCGGTTCTCAAGCAAAGCATTCAGATGCCAGAACGTTCGGAGCAGGAGCATTTTGAGATTGCGCTCCCACTCTCTCGGGAAGGCGACTTTCCGCTGATTCGTTTAGTCCGAAGCGCGCCGCCCGGAGTGCGGGAAGAAAAGGCGCGAGCGAAGGAACGCGAAGCGGTAGCGCTGCTCGTGAAAGAGTCAGAACGCCCCATTGAAGCGGCAAGCGTGGCAACGGCGGTACGAGTTGCGGCGACGGATGGGGGTAGTAACGGCAACAGCAACGGCAATGGCAATGGTAATGTTAATGTTAATAGTGCGCTCTTACCCTTGAGTTTGCGCGATATCGAACAATTGGAACGCGAGCAATCGGAATCGCCGGAAATTCTGGCGGCGGCGTATTTCGATTTGGGCGATCGCTATCGGGATGCGATCGCGCAGGGAGCGACGACGCTGGAAACGCTCAGTACCGCCATTCAAGCCTACGAACGCGGTTTGCAATGGTCGGATGATGAGTTTGCTTCCTTACCGGATATTCTCAACGATTTGGGCAATTTTTATTGGATGCGATCGCGCCATTGGCAGGATTTACAGCCCGCCTTTGCCGATTTAGAACAATCGGTTCAATATTATCGCGATGCCCTCGAACGAGTCGGAGAACCCGAAACCGCGCCGCAACAGTATGCCAAAGTTCAAAATAATCTGGGCGCGGCTTATAGCGATTTGGCGCGCTACGGCGACAATACGGAGAATTTACAACGCGCGATCGCCGCTTACGAAGAGGCGGTGCTATACCGTCCGCGCGATCGCGATCCCCAAAAATACGCTTCTACGCAGAATAATTTGGGAGCCGCTTACTGGCATTTAGCGCAACATAAGAATAGTGCTGCGAATTTGCGCGCCGCGATCGCTGCCTACAATGAAGCATTAGCACAATACGATCCCGCTACTGCATCCATGCAATGGGCGATGATTCAAAATAATCTCGGTACGGCTTATTGGAATCTCGCGCAGCACGTCGAACCGGACGTTTTCTTGAAAAAGGCGATCGACTGCTATCAAGCTAGCTTGCAGTTTCGGACTTCGCAAGCCGCCCCTGCTGCCTGTGCCGCCACGCAAAATAATTTGGGGACGGCTTACTGGCATTTTAGTTTGACAGATGGCATTGATTCAGACCAACAAAAAGACTATTTACATCGGGCAATTTCTGCTTACTCGATTGCGATTTCTATTGCAGAAGAATTAAGCCAGAAACAACCGCCGACTTTCGTTAATTTTGATTTAGTTTCAACTTATAATAACCTCGGTGCTGTCCGCCTTCAATTAGCGACAAATGAAGAATTTCACTTACCTGCTCCCTTACAGCAAGAGCAGCTAGAAGCCGCCTTGAAGGTCTATCTCAAAGCATTATCGATCGCAACTTTGCCCGGAGATGCCTACGAGATGTGTTTCAATGGCATTGTTAGAGCGGTGCGGATTTTCTATCAAACCGGAGGATTAGCCGCTCAAAACCGCGCTCTTGCTCTCATTCCTTCCCAGTTATTACCCTCACTTTTACCCCAGTTATAA
- a CDS encoding NAD(P)-dependent oxidoreductase, which yields MTAKRIFITGASGCIGHYIAETLIQNTDHELFLLVRDPSKLKFDPEARPGVTVLKADLRDIEQFRDILQTIEVAILAATAWGGSGAVFDVNTIKTIRLMNLLNPAVCEQVLYFSTASILNRNNELLPQAGQMGTEYIRSKYDCFRQLPRLAIAPKITILYPTLVLGGDANHPYSHLSSGLAGVVKWINLIRFFKVDAGFHFIHAKDIAEVVRHLTENPPIAEIPGSLSEKSLRKKVLGVPAITVNQAVEEICAYLNKRIYFRLPLTMGLANFFIALFRVQMAPWDRFCLSYRHFTHQDPVTPSTYGLPTYCATFDDVLRIHGITPGGDKQSGRVGDGESGRVGEWESGRVGDGEVEKSLSVEPSLPTPNLELEEPKSLAVTDTSLPTPDLKQEAEKSLPVSAPSTSAPISESNSAIASSEPLRNNSPETTPDIPLDELPFLDPTLRDDTSSDEEKLHLSDEIKSVRVED from the coding sequence ATGACTGCTAAGCGGATTTTTATCACGGGGGCAAGTGGCTGCATCGGTCACTATATTGCCGAAACCCTGATTCAAAATACCGACCACGAACTCTTTTTGTTGGTCAGAGATCCGAGTAAGCTCAAATTTGACCCAGAAGCCCGCCCGGGCGTAACCGTTCTCAAGGCAGATTTGCGCGATATCGAACAATTTCGCGACATTCTGCAAACCATTGAAGTTGCTATTTTAGCGGCGACAGCTTGGGGCGGTTCTGGAGCCGTTTTCGATGTGAATACGATCAAAACCATTCGCCTCATGAACCTGTTAAATCCGGCAGTCTGCGAACAGGTTCTTTATTTTTCGACCGCCAGCATTCTCAATCGCAATAACGAACTCTTACCCCAAGCCGGACAAATGGGAACGGAATATATTCGTTCTAAGTACGATTGTTTCCGTCAATTGCCCCGCCTCGCGATCGCACCAAAAATCACAATTCTCTATCCTACCCTCGTTCTCGGCGGCGATGCCAACCATCCCTACTCCCATCTCTCTTCGGGTTTAGCCGGAGTCGTGAAATGGATAAACTTAATTCGCTTCTTTAAAGTCGATGCCGGTTTTCACTTCATCCACGCCAAAGATATCGCCGAAGTCGTTCGCCACCTTACTGAGAATCCCCCCATCGCCGAAATTCCCGGCAGCCTCAGCGAAAAATCGCTCCGCAAAAAAGTGCTGGGCGTTCCCGCCATTACCGTCAACCAAGCCGTCGAAGAAATCTGCGCCTATCTCAACAAGCGCATTTACTTTCGGCTTCCCTTAACAATGGGGTTAGCGAATTTTTTCATTGCACTATTTCGCGTTCAAATGGCTCCTTGGGATCGCTTTTGTCTCAGCTATCGCCACTTCACCCACCAAGATCCCGTCACCCCCAGTACCTACGGACTCCCGACTTATTGCGCTACCTTTGACGACGTTTTGAGAATTCACGGGATTACTCCCGGCGGCGACAAGCAGAGTGGGAGAGTGGGAGATGGAGAGAGTGGGAGAGTGGGAGAGTGGGAGAGTGGGAGAGTGGGAGATGGGGAAGTGGAAAAATCCTTGTCAGTTGAGCCTTCTTTGCCTACTCCGAATTTGGAGTTAGAAGAGCCAAAGTCCCTAGCTGTAACCGATACTTCGCTCCCTACTCCCGATTTGAAGCAAGAAGCGGAAAAATCTTTACCTGTAAGCGCTCCTTCGACGAGCGCACCGATATCGGAATCGAATTCCGCGATCGCATCGTCAGAACCTCTTAGAAATAACAGCCCAGAAACAACGCCAGATATCCCATTAGACGAGTTGCCCTTTCTCGATCCCACCCTTCGCGACGATACCTCCAGCGATGAGGAAAAACTACACCTTTCCGATGAGATAAAAAGCGTGCGGGTAGAGGATTGA
- a CDS encoding ATP-binding protein, producing the protein MFQTIRNRLLLSYSLVLFSLLSIFAIAVRIVFVRSLTQQLSEQLRVVGESIAANTEVEGDKVTLESDFPLAEFIVRDRALQWFDRQGTFLAQQGKLSISLPFSLNKTVQIQDGENRLLAVTLIMVERDEEKEIGYIRVAQSLEELDETLRKLDLGLSGGIFSALILGSLGGFWLTRQAMQPIEESFQRLQQFTADASHELRSPLMAIKTNAAVALKYPQGMREADAEKFTAIASATEQMTRLSEDLLFLARNDRTPNGNWKPVKLSTLLTSLISLYQPQAESKNITLKTNLGKIPSLHGDASQLQRLFANLIENAIHYTSAGGIIEIKSSVENLEIVIEIIDTGVGIAAEHLDKIFERLWRADSSRSYWQGGSGLGLSLALAIAQNHQGNISVSSQLGSGSCFTVRLPQGLQV; encoded by the coding sequence ATGTTTCAAACAATTCGCAACCGCCTGTTGCTCTCTTACAGCCTCGTTCTCTTTTCCTTACTGAGCATTTTTGCGATCGCGGTTCGCATCGTTTTCGTTCGCAGCTTAACCCAACAGTTGAGCGAACAACTCAGGGTTGTCGGCGAAAGTATCGCAGCGAACACCGAAGTCGAAGGGGACAAAGTGACGTTAGAAAGCGATTTTCCCCTTGCCGAATTCATCGTGCGCGATCGCGCCTTACAATGGTTCGACCGACAGGGAACTTTCCTCGCCCAACAAGGAAAACTCTCGATTTCCTTGCCTTTTTCCCTCAATAAAACCGTCCAAATTCAAGATGGAGAAAATCGCCTCCTCGCTGTCACGCTAATAATGGTCGAGCGCGACGAAGAAAAGGAAATCGGTTACATTAGAGTCGCCCAATCCCTCGAAGAACTCGATGAAACCCTTCGCAAATTAGATTTAGGTTTGAGTGGCGGCATTTTCAGCGCTTTAATTCTAGGCAGTTTAGGCGGATTTTGGTTGACGCGACAAGCAATGCAGCCCATTGAGGAAAGTTTTCAACGCCTCCAACAATTTACCGCTGATGCTTCCCACGAACTTCGCAGTCCTTTAATGGCAATTAAAACTAACGCTGCGGTTGCCCTTAAATATCCTCAAGGAATGCGAGAAGCCGATGCTGAAAAGTTTACCGCGATCGCTTCAGCAACCGAACAAATGACCCGTTTAAGCGAAGATTTGCTCTTCCTCGCCCGCAACGATCGCACTCCCAACGGTAACTGGAAACCCGTCAAGCTCTCAACTCTTTTAACATCCTTAATCTCGCTCTATCAACCTCAAGCAGAAAGTAAAAATATTACTTTAAAAACAAACTTAGGTAAAATTCCTTCTCTTCACGGCGATGCCTCTCAACTTCAGCGTTTATTCGCAAACTTAATCGAAAATGCCATTCATTATACTTCTGCTGGCGGTATAATTGAAATCAAGAGTTCCGTTGAAAATCTTGAGATTGTAATCGAGATTATCGATACCGGCGTTGGTATCGCAGCCGAACATCTCGATAAAATTTTCGAGCGACTGTGGCGAGCCGATTCATCGCGTTCTTATTGGCAAGGCGGTTCGGGATTGGGACTATCCCTCGCTCTAGCAATCGCCCAAAATCATCAGGGCAATATTTCAGTTTCCAGTCAACTGGGTTCTGGTAGTTGTTTCACCGTTCGCCTGCCTCAAGGTTTACAAGTTTAA